The following are encoded together in the Nocardioides thalensis genome:
- a CDS encoding HNH endonuclease has protein sequence MTHVILLNASYEALGTVTFQHAVRMLFRQVATVEEAHGDRMIGPHPWPRVIRLVRYVAAKWMYRTAGYTRRGVLVRDRHRCAYCGGRATTVDHVLPASRGGGWTWENTVAACSRCNSRKADRTPVEAGMRLRSAPYAPTRAQLAALM, from the coding sequence GTGACCCACGTGATCCTGCTGAACGCCTCCTACGAGGCGCTCGGCACGGTGACGTTCCAGCACGCGGTGCGGATGCTGTTCCGCCAGGTCGCCACGGTCGAGGAGGCCCACGGCGACCGGATGATCGGACCGCACCCGTGGCCGCGCGTGATCCGGCTGGTGCGGTACGTCGCCGCCAAGTGGATGTACCGCACCGCCGGCTACACGCGGCGCGGCGTACTGGTCCGCGACCGGCACCGGTGCGCCTACTGCGGCGGCCGCGCGACGACCGTCGACCACGTCCTCCCCGCCTCCCGGGGCGGTGGCTGGACGTGGGAGAACACGGTCGCCGCGTGCTCCCGCTGCAACAGCCGCAAGGCCGACCGCACGCCGGTGGAGGCCGGCATGCGGCTGCGGTCCGCGCCGTACGCGCCGACGCGGGCGCAGCTGGCGGCGCTGATGTGA
- a CDS encoding WhiB family transcriptional regulator: MKMQKTIHEDKFETKGVTIAFTAPTPLDPGLAWACADHPDPELFHPVDDAALAAAQELCAACPVRELCLELGQRRDEFGVWGGVLLESGKPLAAVRKPGRPKKVA, translated from the coding sequence ATGAAGATGCAGAAGACCATCCACGAGGACAAGTTCGAGACCAAGGGCGTGACCATCGCCTTCACGGCCCCGACCCCGCTCGACCCCGGCCTGGCCTGGGCGTGCGCCGACCACCCGGACCCGGAGCTCTTCCACCCGGTGGACGACGCCGCACTGGCGGCGGCGCAGGAGCTCTGCGCCGCCTGCCCCGTGCGCGAGCTGTGCCTCGAGCTCGGCCAGCGCCGGGACGAGTTCGGCGTCTGGGGTGGCGTGCTGCTCGAGAGCGGCAAGCCGCTCGCTGCCGTCCGGAAGCCCGGCCGGCCCAAGAAGGTCGCCTGA